From Enterococcus wangshanyuanii, the proteins below share one genomic window:
- the gdhA gene encoding NADP-specific glutamate dehydrogenase: MEAKQYVEEIQKKIHENDRGQVEYLQAVDEFLPTVEVFLKENPAFIEANILGVLIEPERILQFRVPWQDDQGNWQVNRGYRVQYNSAIGPYKGGLRFHPSVNLSVMKFLAFEQIFKNSLTGLPIGGGKGGSDFDPKGKSDAEVMRFCQSFMTELQKHIGPSTDVPAGDIGVGAREIGYLYGQYKRLRNYDAGVLTGKPLGYWGSQARTEATGYGCVYFVKHLLNDAADSFEGKKVVVSGSGNVSIYAMEKAKELGATVLTCSDSTGFVYDPNGIDVELVKELKERNRERISKYVDTHKEAVYYDGQSVWDFDVAYDIALPCATQNEINVEQAKRLVKNGGKIVAEGANMPCTLEAVDVLAEAGVLYCPGKAANAGGVAVSALEMSQNSERLSWSFEKVDGMLDDIMKNIYETCRDTATKYDAKDNFVLGANIAGFEKVATAMLSQGLV, encoded by the coding sequence ATGGAAGCAAAACAGTATGTGGAAGAGATTCAAAAGAAGATTCATGAAAATGATCGAGGACAAGTAGAATACTTGCAAGCAGTCGATGAATTTTTACCAACGGTAGAGGTATTTCTAAAAGAAAACCCAGCATTCATTGAAGCCAATATTTTAGGGGTCTTGATCGAGCCGGAAAGAATTTTACAATTCAGAGTACCATGGCAAGATGATCAAGGCAACTGGCAAGTCAACCGCGGTTATCGTGTGCAGTATAATTCTGCGATCGGTCCATATAAAGGCGGCTTACGTTTTCATCCTAGTGTAAATCTAAGTGTGATGAAGTTTTTAGCATTTGAACAAATCTTCAAAAATAGCTTAACTGGACTGCCGATCGGTGGTGGGAAAGGCGGTAGTGATTTCGATCCTAAAGGAAAATCCGATGCCGAAGTCATGCGTTTTTGTCAAAGCTTTATGACGGAATTACAAAAACATATTGGTCCAAGTACAGATGTTCCAGCTGGTGATATCGGCGTGGGAGCAAGAGAGATCGGTTACTTATATGGACAGTACAAACGCTTGAGAAATTATGACGCAGGTGTTTTGACTGGGAAACCATTAGGTTATTGGGGTAGCCAAGCGAGAACTGAAGCGACTGGTTACGGCTGTGTTTATTTCGTGAAACATTTATTGAACGATGCGGCTGATTCTTTTGAAGGGAAAAAAGTCGTTGTTTCTGGCAGCGGAAATGTATCGATCTATGCGATGGAAAAAGCCAAAGAACTTGGTGCAACAGTCTTAACTTGTTCTGATTCAACTGGTTTCGTTTATGATCCGAATGGAATCGATGTAGAGCTTGTCAAAGAATTAAAAGAAAGAAATCGTGAGCGGATTTCTAAATATGTTGACACACATAAAGAGGCAGTCTATTATGATGGTCAATCTGTGTGGGATTTTGATGTTGCATATGACATTGCCTTACCATGTGCGACTCAAAATGAGATCAATGTAGAACAAGCAAAACGTCTAGTCAAAAATGGCGGTAAGATCGTAGCAGAAGGGGCAAACATGCCTTGTACATTAGAAGCTGTGGATGTTTTAGCTGAAGCTGGTGTCTTATACTGCCCAGGTAAAGCTGCTAATGCTGGTGGAGTGGCTGTATCTGCACTTGAAATGAGTCAAAACTCTGAGCGCTTATCTTGGTCATTTGAAAAAGTTGACGGCATGCTGGATGATATCATGAAAAATATTTATGAGACTTGCCGTGATACAGCAACAAAATATGATGCTAAGGATAACTTTGTTTTAGGAGCAAATATTGCAGGTTTTGAAAAAGTTGCAACGGCTATGCTGAGCCAAGGTTTAGTATAA
- a CDS encoding NAD(P)/FAD-dependent oxidoreductase, translated as MKLFDVIVVGAGTSGMMAAIAAAQSGSNVLLLEKNKRVGKKLLMTGGGRCNVTNNRPAEEIIAHIPGNGKFLYSAFSQFNNYDIMEFFESNGTHLKEEDHGRMFPVTDRSKTIVETLFDQLQNDGVTIYTEVKVEKLLHKEGQIIGVALADQKLYAPCVILTTGGRTYPSTGSTGDGYKLAKRVGHTITPLYATESPIVSNDSFIQKKTLQGLSLQDVSLSVLNQKGKIIVSHQMDLLFTHFGISGPAALRCSSFVNQELAKNPAHAVSLRLDIFPEHTQAELNKNVQSMILEQPEKSFKNALKNLIPERLLDYLLTELELTDITAKKVSEIQLEQFTNLLKSFSITAEKTLPIEKSFVTGGGISLKEVQPKTMESKLINGLFFAGELLDINGYTGGYNVTAAFVTGHVAGTHAAEIAEYTYLPLDDI; from the coding sequence ATGAAACTTTTTGATGTTATTGTTGTTGGTGCCGGCACTAGCGGTATGATGGCTGCAATCGCCGCAGCTCAATCGGGCAGTAATGTTTTATTACTAGAAAAGAATAAACGCGTTGGAAAAAAATTATTGATGACTGGCGGCGGACGTTGTAATGTGACCAATAATCGACCAGCCGAGGAGATCATTGCTCATATTCCGGGAAATGGTAAATTTTTATATAGTGCGTTCTCTCAATTTAATAACTATGACATTATGGAGTTCTTCGAATCGAATGGTACTCATCTAAAAGAGGAAGATCACGGACGAATGTTTCCTGTCACTGACCGTTCAAAAACGATTGTAGAAACTCTTTTTGATCAGCTGCAGAACGATGGAGTTACTATTTATACGGAAGTCAAAGTAGAAAAACTTCTACATAAAGAAGGTCAAATCATCGGCGTTGCGTTAGCCGACCAAAAACTATATGCACCTTGTGTTATTCTGACGACTGGCGGAAGAACCTATCCTTCTACTGGTTCTACTGGAGACGGATACAAATTGGCAAAAAGAGTGGGACATACAATTACACCCCTTTATGCAACTGAATCTCCCATTGTATCAAATGACTCCTTTATCCAGAAAAAAACACTCCAAGGCCTTTCTCTGCAGGATGTTTCACTTTCTGTGTTAAATCAAAAAGGCAAGATCATTGTTTCCCATCAAATGGATCTGCTTTTCACACATTTTGGCATTTCTGGACCCGCAGCTTTGAGATGCTCTAGTTTTGTCAATCAGGAGTTAGCTAAAAATCCTGCCCACGCTGTCTCATTACGTTTGGACATTTTCCCTGAGCATACACAAGCGGAACTAAATAAGAATGTCCAATCAATGATTTTGGAGCAACCCGAAAAGTCTTTTAAAAATGCGTTGAAAAATTTGATTCCTGAGCGTCTTTTAGATTATCTATTGACCGAACTTGAGCTGACCGATATTACAGCTAAAAAAGTCTCTGAAATACAATTAGAACAATTTACAAATCTATTAAAGTCTTTTTCAATAACTGCTGAAAAGACCTTGCCGATCGAAAAGTCTTTTGTGACTGGAGGCGGAATTTCTTTAAAAGAGGTCCAACCTAAAACAATGGAAAGTAAATTGATCAATGGCTTATTCTTTGCGGGTGAATTATTGGATATCAATGGATACACCGGCGGTTATAATGTGACCGCAGCGTTTGTTACCGGACACGTGGCAGGAACTCATGCAGCAGAAATAGCTGAGTATACCTATCTTCCTTTAGACGATATTTAA